A DNA window from Castanea sativa cultivar Marrone di Chiusa Pesio chromosome 7, ASM4071231v1 contains the following coding sequences:
- the LOC142643749 gene encoding putative inactive chitinase-like protein LaCIC — protein MKMRFCALVIFSLLFSSFQGGLAEQCGTQAGDALCPGGLCCSQHGWCGTTADYCCTGCQSQCSSDGCGGGGGGGGGGEGGDIGSIISRDTFDQLLPHRNCDVKNFYNYDDFIEAANSFPGFGTTGDTNIRKREIAAFLGQTSQETTGGWAAAPDGPYYWGYCFVREINGGVYCAQNPNYPCAPGQEYYGRGPIQLTWNYNYGQCGEALGLDLLNNPDLVATDPIISFKTAIWFWMTPQSPKPSCHDVITGNWNPSSADIAAGRFPGYGTTTNIINGGLECGQGWNERVEGRIGFYKRYCDFLGVGYGDNLDCYNQRPFGNGLLVDTM, from the exons ATGAAAATGAGGTTTTGTGCTTTGGTAATTTTCTCTTTGTTGTTCTCTTCATTCCAAGGAGGCTTAGCTGAGCAATGTGGTACGCAAGCAGGGGATGCTCTTTGCCCAGGTGGGTTGTGCTGCAGCCAGCATGGCTGGTGTGGCACCACAGCTGATTATTGCTGCACTGGTTGTCAAAGCCAATGTAGTAGTgatggttgtggtggtggtggtggtggtggtggtggaggagaaggAGGAGATATTGGTAGTATAATTTCAAGGGATACTTTTGATCAGCTACTACCGCATCGTAACTGCGATGTTAAAAATTTCTACAATTATGATGATTTTATAGAAGCTGCAAATTCCTTTCCTGGCTTTGGCACAACTGGGGATACTAACATTCGCAAAAGAGAGATAGCTGCTTTCTTAGGCCAAACTTCACAAGAAACTACCG GGGGATGGGCAGCTGCACCTGATGGCCCCTACTATTGGGGGTATTGCTTTGTTAGGGAAATAAATGGTGGAGTATACTGTGCACAGAATCCCAATTATCCTTGTGCTCCTGGTCAAGAATATTATGGCCGTGGTCCTATCCAACTTACATG GAACTATAACTATGGGCAGTGTGGAGAAGCCTTAGGGTTGGATCTATTGAACAACCCAGACCTTGTGGCCACTGATCCAATTATTTCATTTAAGACAGCAATCTGGTTCTGGATGACCCCACAGTCACCAAAGCCATCATGCCATGATGTAATCACTGGAAATTGGAACCCGTCTAGTGCTGACATTGCAGCTGGTCGGTTTCCTGGCTATGGTACCACCACAAACATTATCAATGGTGGCCTTGAGTGTGGTCAAGGTTGGAATGAAAGGGTGGAGGGCCGCATTGGATTCTATAAGAGGTATTGTGACTTTCTTGGAGTTGGCTATGGTGACAACCTTGATTGCTACAACCAAAGGCCTTTTGGAAATGGACTGTTAGTGGACACAATGTAA